The genome window AGGCGTACCTGGCGGCTGCGGTCATGAACCTCAAGTGCCTGGTGGCACACGGCGGCGGACGTCCGGCAGTGACGCAGGCCGCCCAACTGCTGCGGCGGGCAGCCACGGCAGTCTACTCAGCTATCAAAACAGCGCTCTGGCGACCGTCCCGCGTCACATCCGTGCTCGCGGTATGAAACCACACCCCCAACAGTGGTTTCTCAACAGCCCCTATTGTCCATTTGGAGCCTGGCGCAGAGAATAGCCCACAGCGATTGGATTCCCTGAGAGCGGCTGTCCAAGTGCGCCAAGTCCACTTGTCCTCAGACGCCTCTGCCCTGCTAGGGGTCCACAGGACGAGATAACCGCTTAATAGACCTGCGCTTACGCCGGGCGACGTATCTGAACCCGGGCGTTCATGGTCTATTCTGTCGCACTGCGTATGGAAATCTGGCCCGGTCGGTGTCCTTTATCTGCGGAAGGGGCCAGATGCGTCTGGCCTCCAAGGACCTCGGAATCGGCTGATAGCGGGAACCCCGCAGAAGGAGATATCCAATGCTCCCAAACGCAGTGCCCTCTGACTATCGAGGAAACGGCAGACACGTAGAAGTGTATCGGTACGCGGCAAGGGACGGCAGAGGCCAGTGCTCGCTCCTCATCACAGAACTGCCCTGCTGGCCAAGAGGGTTTGTTGCCACGGTGCTGTATCTCAGAGAAACAGAGCTGGGGACAAGAGAGCTGACAACGAAGACGTTACCGATCCAGCCTGACGTCAGGACCGCAAGGAACGAAGCCGAATCGTGGATCAGAAGTAACCTGTTCTCGCACTTCGACATCTACGGATCCCGCGAGCGCCGACGTCGGGGCTGAGTCGGCCGCGCCCGTTTGACTTCGGCAGGTTAATAGCTATCCTTTGAGCGGGTCAGGGACTACGACCCGATACTTGGAGTGAACCCGGCAACGGCGGTCGCTCAGGAAAGTTGCGAGCTCCGAAGTTCGAGCGCCGAACGGCGGAGTCAGGCATCCTAGCTGGCCGCGCGTGCTTCTGCGTCCCAGTTCCGAGGCAGAATGCCACGAAAATGCGAAGCCGGATGAAACGGGCTCTTGGACAGTCCCGATACCAACCCGTTTCGTGCCTTTCGTGCTTTCGTGGCTCTATGTCGGTTCTGGGGTGAGCACAGCCCGGAATCAATAATAGCCGTTGCGATAACGTAAGTCCGTACAATTACTTATTGCAGGAGGCGTCGTGTTACCGAAATTCAGTAACGAGCAGTATCTAGATTTCTCAAAGCCCGAAAACCAGGAGCCGATGAAGAAGGCGCTCGCCGACCTGAAGGCGAAGTCGAAGATCGTCTACGACCTTGTCATCGGGGGCAAGCACCTGAAGGCGAAAGAGCAGTTCGTTTCCTACAACCCTTCGGACAAGCAACCGGTCGGCACGTTCCAGAAGGCGACGGTGAAGGAAGCCGAGCTGGCAATGAAGGCCGCGCTGAAGGCATTTGAGACCTGGCGGTTCATGCCGGCAATCGAGCGGGCGGGTATCGTGCTCCGGGCGTCCCGGATGCTGAAGCAGCGCCGGTTCGAGTTCGACGCGGCGATGGTTCTCGAAGAGGGCAAGAACTGGCTGGAGGCCGACGCTGACTTTGCCGAGGCCGTTGACTTCCTCGAGTTCTACGCCCGCGAGGCGATCCGCTACGACCAGCCGGTCGGGGTGACGCCGTACCCGGGGGAGAGCCAGGAAGTGCGGTACATTCCGCTGGGCGTGGGCGTCGTGATCCCGCCGTGGAACTTCCCCTGCGCCATCATGGCCGGGATGACGACCGCAGCCGCGGTCACCGGTAACACAGTAGTGCTGAAGCCGTCGTCGGATGCGCCCCTGCTCGCCGCGTTGTTCATGGACGTGCTGGAGAAGGCGGGAATGCCGGCCGGTGTGGTGAACCTGCTCACTGGGCCGGGTGGGACCGTCGGCGACTATCTGGTCGAGCATCCAAAGACCCGTTTCATCTCTTTCACCGGCTCAAAGCCGGTCGGACTGGGCATCATCGAGAAGGCGGCGAAGACCCAGAAAGGCCAGATCTGGATCAAGCGAGTCGTGGCCGAGATGGGCGGCAAGGACTGCATCATCGTCGACTCCGAGGCGGACGTGGCCGAGGCGGTCGAGGGCACGGCCATCGCCGCGTTCGGGTTCCAGGGACAGAAATGCTCGGCCTGCTCGCGGGCCATCGTCGACGCGAAGGTCTACGATGAGTTCGTGAGGCTGCTGGTCGAGCGGGTGAAGAAGATCGCGGTCGGCCCGGTCGAGAAACGCGAGAACTGGATGGGCCCGGTCATCAACGAGCGGGCGTACGAGTCGCACCTCGAGTACATCAAGTTCGGCAAGAAGGAAGGCAAGCTCGTCGCCGGCGGCAAGCCCGGACCGGACGGCGGCTGGTACATCCAGCCGACCGTGTTCGTGGACGTGCCGAAGAACGCGCGCATCGCGCAGGAGGAGATATTCGGGCCGGTGCTCGCGGTCATCCGGGCGCGGAATTACTCGGACGCCCTGGCCATCGCCAACGGCACCGAGTTCGGCCTGACCGGCGCGGTCTTCTCCCGCAACCGGGAGAAGATCTACCGGGCAAAGCGCGAGTTCATGTGCGGCAACATGTACATCAACCGCAAGTGCACCGGCGCGCTGGTTGACGTGCAGCCGTTCGGCGGGTTCAACATGTCGGGCACCGACTCCAAAGCCGGTGGCAGGGATTACCTGCTGCTCTTCCTGCAGGCGAAGTCAATGACGGAGAGGTTCTAGCCAATGCCGAACAGAAAACGCACCATCATCGTCGGCGCCGTCGGGATGGACTACCACGTCTTCAACACCTACTTCCGGGACAACCCGGAGTACGAGGTCGTCGCGTTCACCATGGCCAAGGAACAGAACCTGGGGACGACCGGCGGCCTGCGGCCATACCCGGCCAGCCTCTGCGGCAAGCTCTACCCGAACGGGATTCCGACCCGGTACGAGCACGAGCTGCCGGCGCTGGTGAAGGAACTGAAGGCGGAAGAGGTTGTGTTCGCCTACTCGGATGTGCCTCACGTATATCTGATGAATCTCGCATCCCAGGTGCTCGTGGCCGGGGCGAACTGGCGGTTGATATCGCCGAAGTTCCTGCAGATTCAGGCGAACAAGCCGGTGGCAGCGGTCTGCGCGGTCCGGACCGGGTGCGGGAAGTCGCAGACATCGCGCCGCGTGTACGAGATCATCAAGAGCAAAGGGTTGAAGGTGGTTGCGATCCGCGAGCCGATGCCCTACGGTGAGCTCGAGAAGCAGGTCTGGCAGCGCTTTGCCACCTACAAGGACCTCGATGATCAGAAGGCGACCATCGAAGAGCGCGAGGAGTACGAGCCGTACATCGACAACGGCATGGTCATCTATGCCGGGTGCGACTACGCCGAAATCCTCAAGCATGCCGAGGCCGAGGCGGACGTCATCGTCTGGGATGGCGGCAACAACGAGATCGCCTTCTACAAGCCGGACTTCCTGGCAGTCATCGTCGACCCGTTGCGGCCGGGGCACGAACTGCGCTACCACCCGGGCGAAGTGAATCTCAGGTCGGCCGACGCCGTCGTCATCAACAAAGAGGATACGGCCAAGGCGAACGACATCGAGAAGGTCCGCGCCAACGTGAAGCAGGCCAATCCGAGTGCGGTCATTATCGATGCCGATTCGCCGCTCACCGTGGCCGACCCGGCCGCGGTCAAAGGCAAGCGCGTGCTGGTGGTAGAGGACGGCCCGACGGTGACGCACGGCGGCATGGGCTACGGCGCGGGAAAGATCGCCGCGCAGCAGTTCGGGGCGAAGGAGATGGTCAACCCGCGGCCGTTCGCTGTCGGGTCGCTCGCCAAGACGTTCGAGGAGTTCAAGCACCTGCAGAACGTGCTGCCGGCGATGGGCTATTCGGCGGAGCAGCTCAAGGAACTCGAGGACACGATCAACAAGGCCGACTGTGACGTTGTCCTCTCCGGTACTCCCATCGACCTGACGCGGATCATCAAGGCGAACAAGCCCCTCGTGCGCGTGAGCTACCGGTTGCAGGAGAAGTCCAAGCCGGACCTCGAAGATATGATCACCGGGATGCTGAAACGGAAAGGCCTCAAAGCCTAGTTCAATTCCGTGTCCGCGTCTGCGATTACCAGCGCCGGAGAGGACCTGAACCTCCGGCGCTGGCGCACTACACTGACAGTCGCCGCGTGGGTGCTTATCGTCCAGTCAGGCGCGACGTTCGTCACCGGTCTCATTGGCCTCCTGCTCGCGCCACTTGCCGCCCCGCGGACGATGTTCGGCCAACTCGGCACGGTATTGGACCGGTCGCAAATCGCCATGATCCAGACACTGGTCGGGCAGACTCTGTTCCTGAACCGGATTCAGACCGTCGGCAGCCTCGTCCTGCTGGCCGGGTCCATCGGGCTCCTGCTCCGCAGGAAGTGGGGCTGGTACGTCGTGGTCTTGGTGCACGTAGCCGCGACGGTCGCGGTCTTCGTCTGGGTCATGCCAATGTTCGACAGTCTCTTCCGTGCGCTTGACCCCCACAACGCAAGCACGATGGCCTGGCTTCTTACGGTCCTCAGCGCGCTAGCCCCGGCCGTCGTCGTGGCGTTTCTGCTGCTGCGACCCGTCGTCAGTCAGTTTGAGAAACAGGGGCCGAGGATTCGAGGAGTCTAGGCGTCCTGTCCCAACACTCGAATCCTGGAATCCTTGAGTCCTTGAATCCTCAGATACGAAGCACCTTCGCCCCGCGGATCTTGCGCTGCTTCAGTTCGAGCAGGGCCTGATTCGCATCCTCCAGACGATACTCCTGCACTTCAGGCCTGATGGGAATTCGCGCGGCCAGAGCGAGGAACTCGCCCACGTCCTTGCGCGCGACGTTGGCCACGCTCTTGATTTCCTTTTCCATCCACAGCTGCTTCGCGTAGTCCAGACCAAGAAGCGCGGCCTTGTCGGTCTCCTCTTTCCGAATCGCGTTGATAACCAGCCTGCCACCGGGCTTCAGGTTCCCGAGCGCAGCGACAACCGTGCTCCAGACCGGCGTCGTGTCGATGATGGCATCGAGCAACTCCGGCGGCCGGTCGCTGGTGTCTCCGGCCCACGTCGCTCCCAATTCGCGGGCAAAGGTCTGTTCCTCCCTGCTGCGCGCGAAGACATAGACACGCGTCTCCGGGTACTGGTACCTCACCGTCTTGAGCACCAGATGTCCGGATGCGCCGAAGCCGGTCAGTCCCAACGCCGAACGTCGAGCGCCAAGCGCCGAACTGCCCGAATCCTGAGCGCTGCCGAACCCAGCCAGTCGCAGCGAACGATAGCCGACTGCGCCGGCGCACAGCAGTGGCGCGGTCTCGGTGTCCGTGATGGAGTCAGGTATCGGATACGCGAAGCCTTCGGGCACCGTCATGTACTCGGCATAGCCGCCGTTCGCGTCCCGGCCCGTAGCCCTGAAGTCGGGGCAGAGATTCTCTTGCCCGCTGAGGCAGAACGCGCACTTGCCGCAGGCCGAGTAGATCCACGCCACACCAACTCGGTCGCCGGGCCGGAATCGCGGGGTCTGCACCGGATCGCGCCGCGCTTCTGAGCGGCGGGGACTGTCCCCGTCCTGCGATTCCCGCACTGCAACAACCCGCCCGACAACCTGGTGTCCGGGAATCATCGGGAGCTTCGGCGGCGGCGTGCGGCCCTCGATTTCGTCGAGTTCGGTATGACACACTCCGCAGGCCGAGACTCTGATGAGTATCTCTCCCGCTCGCGGCACCGGCTGCGGCACGTCGCGCAGCTCAAGCGGCGCGTCTTCGAGACGCCCGGTTCGGGCAATGACCATGGCTCTCATGAGTCGCTCAAGCCTAGACCGAAGCGGCCCCGCTTTCAAGTCAGACCGCGTGCATCCTTGACTTTCC of candidate division WOR-3 bacterium contains these proteins:
- a CDS encoding GTPase — protein: MPNRKRTIIVGAVGMDYHVFNTYFRDNPEYEVVAFTMAKEQNLGTTGGLRPYPASLCGKLYPNGIPTRYEHELPALVKELKAEEVVFAYSDVPHVYLMNLASQVLVAGANWRLISPKFLQIQANKPVAAVCAVRTGCGKSQTSRRVYEIIKSKGLKVVAIREPMPYGELEKQVWQRFATYKDLDDQKATIEEREEYEPYIDNGMVIYAGCDYAEILKHAEAEADVIVWDGGNNEIAFYKPDFLAVIVDPLRPGHELRYHPGEVNLRSADAVVINKEDTAKANDIEKVRANVKQANPSAVIIDADSPLTVADPAAVKGKRVLVVEDGPTVTHGGMGYGAGKIAAQQFGAKEMVNPRPFAVGSLAKTFEEFKHLQNVLPAMGYSAEQLKELEDTINKADCDVVLSGTPIDLTRIIKANKPLVRVSYRLQEKSKPDLEDMITGMLKRKGLKA
- the pruA gene encoding L-glutamate gamma-semialdehyde dehydrogenase translates to MLPKFSNEQYLDFSKPENQEPMKKALADLKAKSKIVYDLVIGGKHLKAKEQFVSYNPSDKQPVGTFQKATVKEAELAMKAALKAFETWRFMPAIERAGIVLRASRMLKQRRFEFDAAMVLEEGKNWLEADADFAEAVDFLEFYAREAIRYDQPVGVTPYPGESQEVRYIPLGVGVVIPPWNFPCAIMAGMTTAAAVTGNTVVLKPSSDAPLLAALFMDVLEKAGMPAGVVNLLTGPGGTVGDYLVEHPKTRFISFTGSKPVGLGIIEKAAKTQKGQIWIKRVVAEMGGKDCIIVDSEADVAEAVEGTAIAAFGFQGQKCSACSRAIVDAKVYDEFVRLLVERVKKIAVGPVEKRENWMGPVINERAYESHLEYIKFGKKEGKLVAGGKPGPDGGWYIQPTVFVDVPKNARIAQEEIFGPVLAVIRARNYSDALAIANGTEFGLTGAVFSRNREKIYRAKREFMCGNMYINRKCTGALVDVQPFGGFNMSGTDSKAGGRDYLLLFLQAKSMTERF
- a CDS encoding zinc-dependent alcohol dehydrogenase family protein gives rise to the protein MRAMVIARTGRLEDAPLELRDVPQPVPRAGEILIRVSACGVCHTELDEIEGRTPPPKLPMIPGHQVVGRVVAVRESQDGDSPRRSEARRDPVQTPRFRPGDRVGVAWIYSACGKCAFCLSGQENLCPDFRATGRDANGGYAEYMTVPEGFAYPIPDSITDTETAPLLCAGAVGYRSLRLAGFGSAQDSGSSALGARRSALGLTGFGASGHLVLKTVRYQYPETRVYVFARSREEQTFARELGATWAGDTSDRPPELLDAIIDTTPVWSTVVAALGNLKPGGRLVINAIRKEETDKAALLGLDYAKQLWMEKEIKSVANVARKDVGEFLALAARIPIRPEVQEYRLEDANQALLELKQRKIRGAKVLRI